In Mycobacteriales bacterium, the genomic window GTTCGGCTTCGGCGGCGAGATCGGCATCTCGACCCAGAAATTGCACGCTCGCGGGCCGATGGGCCTGCCGGAACTGACCAGCACGACCTACGTCGTCACCGGCGACGGTCAGGTGCGCTGACGGCCCGCCGAGGTCGGATCGAAAAAACATTGCGAAAACCGCGTCATAACCGCACGCCTGCGTCGTGTCTTCACTGCACGCGGCGAGTCGGGGGAGCGCCGGGCAGGCGGCGGGGTCTCGCGGCCATGGGGGTACTGCGAGACCCGCCCCACTAGCATCGGTGTGATGACCGGACGAAGCGCCCAGGACGCGGGAAAGCCGCGATTGGGCATCATGGGCGGCACCTTCGACCCGATCCACCACGGCCACCTCGTCGCGGCCAGCGAGGTCGCCGACCTCTACGCGCTCGACGAGGTGCTGTTCGTCCCGACCGGCCAGCCGTGGCAGAAGGAGGGCGTGACGGTCAGCCCGGCCGAGGACCGCTACCTGATGACGGTCATCGCGACCGCGTCAAATCCACGCTTTTCGGTCAGTCGGGTCGACATCGACCGCGGCGGTCCGACGTACACCATCGATACGCTGCGCGACGTCGCCGCCGAGCGCCCCGACAGCGAGCGGTTCTTCATCACCGGGGCGGACGCGCTCGACGCGATCCTGTCCTGGAAGGACGTGGACGAACTCTTCGGGCTCGCCCACTTCGTCGGGGTCACCCGGCCGGGCTATTCGCTCACCGACGCCCACGTGCCGCCGGACAGCGTCAGCCTGCTGGAGGTGCCGGCCATGGCCATCTCCTCCAGCGCCTGCCGGGCCCGGGTCGCCGCCGGCCGCCC contains:
- the nadD gene encoding nicotinate-nucleotide adenylyltransferase, producing MTGRSAQDAGKPRLGIMGGTFDPIHHGHLVAASEVADLYALDEVLFVPTGQPWQKEGVTVSPAEDRYLMTVIATASNPRFSVSRVDIDRGGPTYTIDTLRDVAAERPDSERFFITGADALDAILSWKDVDELFGLAHFVGVTRPGYSLTDAHVPPDSVSLLEVPAMAISSSACRARVAAGRPVWYLVPDGVVQYIEKRRLYRA